From the genome of Scytonema hofmannii PCC 7110, one region includes:
- the ureC gene encoding urease subunit alpha, producing the protein MDRRAYAETFGPTVGDRIRLADTELLIEVERDLTTYGDEVKFGGGKVIRDGMGQSPISNADGAVDLVITNALILDWWGIVKADIGIKDGKIFKIGKAGNPYIQDNVDIIIGPGTEALAGEGMILTAGGIDTHIHFICPQQIEVAIASGITTMIGGGTGPATGTNATTCTPGPWNMYRMLQAADAFPVNLGFLGKGNTSQPQGLVEQVQAGAVGLKLHEDWGTTPAAIDTCLSVADEYDVQVAIHTDTLNEAGFVENTIAAFKNRVIHTYHTEGAGGGHAPDIIKVCGEANVLPSSTNPTRPYTVNTLDEHLDMLMVCHHLDPAIAEDVAFAESRIRRETIAAEDILHDLGAFSMISSDSQAMGRVGEVIIRTWQTAHKMKVQRGELNQTDGVQKADNFRAKRYVAKYTINPAIAHGIAQYVGSVEEGKLADLCLWRPAFFGVKPEIVVKGGAIAWAQMGDANASIPTPQPVHMRPMFGSFAGARHATSFTFVSQVALDREIKSLLSLKKQVVAVSGTRQLSKRDMKLNDALPSIEVDPETYEVRADGELLICEPATVLPMSQRYFLF; encoded by the coding sequence ATGGATCGTCGCGCCTATGCAGAAACCTTTGGTCCTACAGTAGGCGATCGCATCCGATTAGCCGACACAGAATTACTAATCGAAGTAGAACGAGATCTAACAACATACGGCGATGAAGTCAAGTTTGGTGGCGGTAAAGTTATCCGTGATGGGATGGGACAATCACCAATTTCTAACGCTGATGGTGCAGTCGATTTAGTGATTACGAATGCTTTGATTCTTGATTGGTGGGGAATTGTCAAGGCAGATATCGGCATTAAAGATGGCAAAATATTCAAAATTGGTAAAGCAGGAAATCCTTATATTCAAGATAATGTAGATATTATTATTGGTCCTGGAACTGAAGCACTGGCTGGGGAAGGTATGATTCTCACGGCTGGTGGAATCGACACCCACATTCATTTTATTTGTCCCCAACAAATTGAAGTTGCGATCGCATCCGGTATTACTACAATGATAGGTGGTGGAACAGGTCCTGCTACAGGTACAAACGCAACGACTTGTACGCCAGGACCTTGGAATATGTATCGAATGCTGCAAGCTGCTGATGCTTTTCCAGTGAACCTGGGGTTTTTGGGTAAAGGGAATACCAGCCAACCCCAAGGATTGGTGGAACAAGTGCAAGCAGGTGCGGTTGGGTTAAAGCTGCATGAAGATTGGGGAACAACTCCTGCTGCGATCGATACTTGTCTTAGTGTTGCTGATGAGTATGATGTGCAGGTTGCGATTCATACTGATACCTTGAACGAAGCAGGATTTGTGGAAAATACCATCGCTGCTTTTAAGAATCGTGTTATCCACACTTATCATACTGAAGGTGCTGGAGGGGGACACGCGCCAGACATCATCAAAGTGTGTGGGGAAGCCAATGTCCTACCATCTTCTACCAATCCCACACGTCCTTACACCGTCAATACTTTGGATGAGCATCTTGATATGTTGATGGTTTGCCATCACCTCGATCCCGCAATTGCTGAGGATGTGGCGTTTGCTGAATCACGGATTCGTCGAGAAACGATTGCTGCTGAGGACATTCTGCACGACTTGGGCGCATTTAGCATGATTTCCTCTGATTCCCAAGCAATGGGACGGGTAGGAGAGGTGATTATTCGTACATGGCAAACAGCCCATAAGATGAAGGTACAACGAGGAGAACTCAATCAGACTGATGGTGTGCAAAAAGCAGATAATTTCCGAGCAAAGAGATATGTTGCCAAGTATACAATTAATCCAGCGATCGCGCACGGGATTGCTCAATATGTGGGGTCGGTAGAAGAGGGGAAACTAGCCGATTTGTGTTTGTGGCGTCCAGCGTTTTTTGGTGTGAAACCAGAGATAGTTGTGAAAGGGGGAGCGATCGCATGGGCGCAAATGGGCGATGCGAATGCTAGTATTCCTACTCCTCAACCAGTGCATATGCGTCCCATGTTTGGTAGTTTTGCAGGTGCGCGTCACGCCACATCCTTCACGTTTGTTTCTCAAGTTGCACTAGACAGGGAGATTAAGAGTCTGTTGAGTTTGAAAAAGCAAGTCGTTGCTGTTTCTGGGACACGCCAGTTGAGTAAGCGAGATATGAAATTAAATGATGCGTTACCAAGTATTGAAGTCGATCCAGAAACCTATGAAGTCAGGGCGGATGGCGAATTGTTGATATGCGAACCAGCAACTGTTTTACCAATGTCGCAACGGTATTTTTTATTTTAA
- a CDS encoding urease subunit beta gives MIPGETIVGEGEIELNAGRPTVRSRVSNTGDRPIQVGSHFHFYEVNAALSFDREQARGMRLDIPAGTAVRFEPGDDKEVSLVPLVGSRQVYGFNAKINGPLNP, from the coding sequence ATGATTCCAGGGGAAACGATCGTAGGAGAAGGGGAAATTGAGTTGAATGCTGGTCGTCCTACTGTACGATCGCGAGTGTCTAATACAGGAGATCGCCCGATACAAGTTGGTTCCCACTTCCACTTTTACGAAGTTAATGCTGCATTAAGTTTTGATAGGGAACAAGCACGGGGAATGCGTCTTGATATTCCCGCAGGAACAGCAGTTCGTTTTGAACCAGGTGATGACAAAGAAGTCTCGTTAGTCCCCTTAGTTGGTAGCCGTCAAGTCTATGGCTTTAACGCCAAAATCAACGGACCACTCAACCCCTAA
- the ureA gene encoding urease subunit gamma: MQLTPQEKDKLLIFTAALLAERRKGRGLKLNYPEAVAYISAAILEGARDGQTVAELMSYGTTLLSRDDVMEGVPEMIHDVQVEATFPDGTKLVTVHNPIR; this comes from the coding sequence ATGCAACTTACACCGCAGGAAAAAGATAAATTGTTGATTTTTACTGCTGCGCTGTTAGCGGAAAGGCGTAAGGGTAGGGGTTTAAAGTTGAATTATCCGGAAGCAGTGGCTTATATTTCTGCTGCTATTTTGGAGGGTGCGAGGGATGGACAAACAGTCGCAGAATTAATGAGTTATGGTACAACTCTGTTATCACGAGATGATGTAATGGAAGGTGTACCAGAAATGATTCATGATGTGCAGGTGGAAGCAACTTTTCCTGATGGGACAAAGTTGGTGACAGTGCATAATCCGATAAGATAG
- a CDS encoding plasmid partition protein ParG encodes MTKEIHINISDDLKKQFHATCVMQGKKMNQVVVELIHQWLRTNEISQTNSEIGKKLPPKSC; translated from the coding sequence ATGACTAAAGAAATACACATCAATATTTCAGATGATTTGAAAAAGCAGTTTCATGCTACCTGCGTTATGCAAGGAAAAAAAATGAATCAGGTCGTGGTTGAGTTAATCCACCAATGGCTTAGGACAAACGAAATTTCACAAACGAATAGTGAAATAGGTAAGAAGTTACCACCCAAATCCTGTTGA
- a CDS encoding CHAT domain-containing protein, producing MHQKILILAANPKGITPLRLDEEVREINAGLQRAKHREQFVLEQKWAVQPRDIQRAMLDHNPQIIHFSGHGMGDEGLVFEDETGSAKLVDGEALAGLFELFAEQIECVVLNGCYSEIQANAIAQHINYVIGMSKAIGDRAAIEFAVGFYDALGAGRPVEFAHKFGCAAIRLAGIPEQLTPTLKKKPFNGSKNQPPVPNEAVSELDWELNDSDRELLTTLLIRSGRAEYSARKALCIKIGIEPNQLGFLRQSTDADFALELISYLHGIGDKQALCKICSELDIVFKRGKYSADLENIKSKINYNKVRS from the coding sequence ATGCATCAAAAAATCTTGATTTTAGCAGCAAATCCTAAAGGCATAACACCACTGCGTTTAGATGAGGAGGTGCGTGAAATCAATGCTGGATTGCAGCGAGCCAAACACCGCGAGCAGTTTGTCTTAGAGCAGAAATGGGCGGTGCAACCAAGAGATATTCAGCGAGCAATGCTGGATCACAATCCACAGATTATTCATTTTTCCGGACATGGGATGGGAGATGAAGGTCTTGTATTTGAAGACGAAACAGGTTCCGCAAAGCTAGTTGATGGAGAAGCTCTAGCAGGATTGTTTGAGCTATTTGCAGAGCAGATTGAGTGTGTTGTTCTTAATGGCTGTTACTCAGAGATACAAGCAAATGCGATCGCTCAACACATTAATTATGTAATTGGTATGAGCAAGGCTATCGGAGATAGAGCAGCAATTGAATTTGCTGTGGGCTTTTACGATGCTCTAGGAGCAGGGCGACCTGTCGAATTCGCTCACAAATTTGGTTGTGCTGCAATTCGGTTAGCAGGTATTCCGGAGCAACTAACTCCAACTCTCAAGAAGAAGCCTTTCAATGGATCTAAAAACCAGCCTCCAGTCCCCAATGAAGCAGTTTCTGAGTTAGATTGGGAGCTAAACGACTCTGATAGAGAATTACTGACAACACTCTTAATACGTAGTGGACGTGCAGAATATTCGGCACGAAAAGCTCTTTGTATAAAAATTGGAATTGAACCAAATCAACTTGGATTTTTAAGGCAATCTACCGATGCTGACTTTGCCTTAGAGCTAATTAGCTATTTGCATGGGATAGGTGACAAACAAGCACTTTGTAAAATCTGCTCCGAACTTGACATTGTCTTTAAAAGAGGCAAGTACTCGGCTGATTTGGAAAATATTAAATCAAAAATAAATTATAATAAGGTGAGAAGTTAA
- a CDS encoding tetratricopeptide repeat protein, giving the protein MFQQNFLSESDVDTLINLLLRSQQSRTREALCFSIGIDPKRLSFLRDSSDSDFFLLLIRYLNEIGDQEALCKLCCKELVPIFHKGTYGTFLSEIAVQLNCSQEFRPNYSNDKQPTSSASNPTPTALSLSVNSFNQLTKNKLVTGSIILIMGLAGFSLYNRNINASNDPHLSEQPVSQTSNLNREDSVTELKAGLVYYEQKNYDRAIARYNRAIQLNPNYVIAYYNRGKAYKDLKDYDRAIADYNQALKLDPNYTKAYNNRGIAYSDLKDYERAIADYNQALKLDPNYAIAYNNRGIAYKNLKDYERAIADYNQALKLDPNYIDAYNNRGIAYKNLKDYERAIADYNQVLKLDPNYAIAYNNRGIAYNDLKDYERAIADYNQALQFDPNYTDAYNNRGWAYSNLKDYDRAIADYNQALKLDPNHTKADKNRKIAYKNKVSPQ; this is encoded by the coding sequence ATGTTTCAACAAAACTTTTTAAGTGAATCTGATGTAGATACATTAATAAACCTTTTGCTCCGCAGCCAACAATCAAGAACACGAGAAGCACTATGTTTTAGCATTGGAATTGATCCCAAGCGACTTTCGTTTTTAAGAGATTCTTCGGATTCTGACTTTTTTCTACTCCTCATTAGGTATTTAAATGAAATAGGCGATCAAGAAGCTCTTTGTAAGCTTTGTTGTAAAGAACTAGTTCCTATTTTTCATAAAGGAACATATGGTACTTTTTTAAGTGAAATTGCCGTACAACTCAACTGTAGTCAGGAGTTTAGACCGAATTATTCAAATGATAAACAGCCGACTTCTTCAGCGTCTAATCCTACTCCTACTGCTCTTAGTCTCAGCGTTAATTCCTTTAATCAACTTACTAAAAACAAATTAGTTACAGGTAGTATAATTCTCATAATGGGGTTAGCAGGGTTTAGCTTATATAACCGGAACATCAACGCGTCTAACGATCCGCACCTGAGCGAACAACCTGTAAGTCAAACCTCTAACCTTAATCGGGAAGACTCCGTTACTGAATTAAAAGCAGGGCTTGTGTACTACGAGCAAAAGAACTACGATCGCGCTATTGCTCGCTACAACCGAGCTATTCAACTGAACCCTAATTATGTCATAGCTTACTACAACCGAGGGAAAGCTTACAAAGATTTGAAAGACTACGATCGCGCCATTGCTGACTATAACCAAGCCCTCAAACTTGACCCTAACTATACCAAAGCTTACAACAATCGAGGAATTGCTTACAGCGATTTGAAAGACTACGAACGCGCCATCGCTGACTATAACCAAGCCCTCAAACTTGACCCTAACTATGCCATAGCTTACAACAACCGAGGAATTGCTTACAAAAATTTGAAAGACTACGAACGCGCCATTGCTGACTACAACCAAGCCCTCAAACTTGACCCTAACTACATCGATGCTTACAACAACCGAGGAATTGCTTACAAAAATTTGAAAGACTACGAACGCGCCATTGCTGACTACAACCAAGTCCTCAAACTTGATCCTAACTATGCTATAGCTTACAACAATCGAGGAATTGCTTACAACGATTTGAAAGACTACGAGCGTGCCATTGCTGACTACAACCAAGCCCTCCAATTTGACCCTAACTACACCGATGCTTACAACAACCGAGGGTGGGCTTACAGCAATTTAAAGGACTACGATCGCGCCATTGCTGACTACAACCAAGCCCTCAAACTTGACCCTAACCATACCAAAGCTGACAAAAACCGAAAGATAGCTTATAAAAATAAGGTATCTCCTCAATAA
- a CDS encoding urease accessory protein UreD gives MAQSVNGWHGKLDLVYAQCQGKTTLIHNQNIAPLKVQRPFYPEGQEICHSVILHTAGGVVGGDRLSYKVHLQPKAQALITTAAASKIYRSNGAQARQNIDIQVDAGASLEWLPQETIVFNGAIYRQDLRVELATGANWIGWEITRFGRSARGEKFCLGEWRSHTEVWQMGVPLWIDRQWLPGSEDVFHSPHGLAGQPVTGSLVYIGQEVSQELVHKARTLFLSPTPHSLLPTPSVGVTRLSCGLLCRYRGSGTTEVRNWFTSAWQLLRQSVLTRGGCVPRVWFV, from the coding sequence ATGGCACAATCTGTAAATGGGTGGCATGGCAAACTTGACTTAGTGTATGCTCAGTGTCAAGGTAAAACAACACTCATTCACAATCAAAACATAGCACCACTGAAGGTGCAACGCCCATTTTATCCAGAAGGACAAGAAATTTGTCACAGTGTAATCTTACATACGGCTGGGGGTGTTGTAGGTGGCGATCGCCTCTCTTACAAAGTCCATCTCCAACCCAAAGCCCAAGCACTTATCACAACAGCAGCAGCTAGTAAAATTTATCGCAGTAACGGCGCACAAGCAAGGCAAAATATTGATATTCAAGTGGATGCAGGTGCTTCTTTGGAGTGGCTACCTCAAGAAACAATCGTTTTTAACGGTGCAATATATCGACAAGATTTGCGGGTAGAATTAGCTACGGGAGCTAATTGGATAGGCTGGGAAATCACGCGATTTGGAAGGAGTGCTAGAGGAGAAAAATTTTGCCTTGGAGAGTGGCGATCGCATACGGAAGTTTGGCAGATGGGAGTTCCTTTATGGATTGACAGGCAATGGTTACCGGGTAGTGAAGATGTTTTTCACAGCCCTCATGGCTTGGCAGGGCAACCAGTGACTGGTAGTCTGGTATATATTGGGCAAGAAGTTTCACAAGAATTGGTACACAAAGCACGTACCCTTTTCTTATCCCCCACTCCCCACTCCCTACTCCCCACTCCCTCAGTAGGTGTGACTCGTCTGTCATGTGGACTATTGTGTCGATACCGTGGTTCTGGAACAACGGAGGTGAGAAACTGGTTTACGAGTGCGTGGCAATTGTTGCGTCAATCTGTGTTAACTCGTGGTGGTTGTGTACCAAGAGTTTGGTTTGTTTGA
- a CDS encoding SCO4402 family protein: MVQYPKMRGELLETLRSLASREYQQKAWINHNYPAGVLYDSFDEVVHFLFDDTILAENPNAAIGVILENDKEARLIAAVCTAIKQVFEAHGTEMSDEEYINSSKWTNVVEAASMALHLITNEQLSSSV, translated from the coding sequence ATGGTGCAATATCCTAAGATGAGAGGAGAATTATTAGAAACTCTTCGCAGTTTAGCAAGTAGGGAATACCAACAGAAAGCCTGGATTAACCATAATTATCCAGCAGGAGTTCTTTACGATAGCTTTGATGAAGTAGTACATTTTCTCTTTGATGATACGATTTTGGCAGAAAACCCAAATGCAGCAATTGGAGTGATACTTGAAAACGACAAAGAAGCTCGTTTGATTGCAGCAGTTTGTACTGCTATAAAGCAAGTTTTTGAGGCACATGGAACAGAAATGTCAGACGAAGAGTACATCAATTCTTCTAAATGGACAAATGTTGTAGAGGCTGCATCTATGGCTTTGCATCTAATAACAAATGAACAACTAAGTAGTTCAGTTTGA
- a CDS encoding DUF6888 family protein → MLVLYEIFTPQMPTRAQLESLYRLGYYLTYFTLQPIYLICIDRRTGNLFILAGHNEEIEITQEGEVF, encoded by the coding sequence ATGCTAGTATTATATGAAATTTTTACTCCACAAATGCCTACCCGTGCTCAGTTAGAAAGTTTATATCGGCTTGGCTATTACCTCACATATTTTACATTACAGCCTATTTACTTAATTTGTATTGATAGGCGAACTGGTAATCTTTTCATTTTGGCAGGACACAATGAAGAAATTGAAATTACTCAAGAAGGAGAGGTGTTTTAA
- a CDS encoding DUF6887 family protein, with the protein MSQVNYAAMSDRELKRYFLEHREDEAAFQAYLERRRRGARVIAKLGDPDFDAKIEAAIHQKLQNKQD; encoded by the coding sequence ATGAGCCAAGTTAATTATGCTGCTATGTCCGATCGCGAACTGAAACGGTACTTCCTTGAGCACCGTGAGGATGAAGCTGCATTCCAAGCATATTTAGAGCGGCGTAGAAGGGGTGCTAGGGTTATTGCGAAACTAGGAGATCCTGATTTCGACGCAAAAATTGAGGCTGCTATTCATCAGAAGCTACAAAACAAGCAAGATTAA
- the groL gene encoding chaperonin GroEL (60 kDa chaperone family; promotes refolding of misfolded polypeptides especially under stressful conditions; forms two stacked rings of heptamers to form a barrel-shaped 14mer; ends can be capped by GroES; misfolded proteins enter the barrel where they are refolded when GroES binds), which translates to MAKRIIYNENARRALERGMDILAEAVAVTLGPKGRNVVLEKKFGAPQIINDGVTIAKEIELEDHVENTGVALIRQAASKTNDAAGDGTTTATVLAHAIVKEGLRNVAAGANAILLKRGIDKATSFLVDKIKEHARPVEDSKAIAQVGSISAGNDEEVGQMIAAAMDKVGKEGVISLEEGKSMTTELEITEGMRFDKGYISPYFATDPERMEAVFDEPFILLTDKKIALVQDLVPVLEQVARAGRPLVIIAEDIEKEALATLVVNRLRGVLNVAAVKAPGFGDRRKSMLEDIAILTDGQVITEDAGLKLDNTKLDALGKARRITITKDNTTIVAEGNEAAVKARIDQIRRQIEETESSYDKEKLQERLAKLAGGVAVIKVGAATETEMKDKKLRLEDAINATKAAVEEGIVPGGGTTLAHLAPQLEEWANGNLKGEELTGALIVSRALTAPLKRIAENAGQNGAVIAERVKEKDFNIGYDAARNEFVNLLDAGIVDPAKVTRSALQNAASIAGMVLTTECIVVDKPEPKDGAPAGAGAGMGGGDFDY; encoded by the coding sequence ATGGCAAAGCGCATTATATACAACGAAAACGCTCGTCGTGCATTAGAAAGAGGCATGGACATTTTGGCTGAGGCAGTGGCTGTTACCCTCGGTCCTAAAGGTCGTAACGTAGTGTTAGAAAAGAAATTTGGCGCACCACAAATCATCAATGACGGTGTGACCATTGCCAAAGAAATTGAATTAGAAGACCACGTAGAAAACACTGGTGTGGCCCTAATTCGTCAAGCAGCATCCAAAACCAACGACGCTGCAGGTGACGGCACAACGACTGCGACCGTTCTAGCTCACGCAATTGTTAAAGAAGGCTTGCGTAACGTTGCTGCAGGTGCAAACGCCATTCTGCTCAAGCGTGGTATTGATAAAGCAACTAGCTTTCTAGTCGATAAAATCAAAGAACACGCTCGTCCCGTAGAAGATTCCAAAGCTATTGCTCAAGTTGGTTCAATCTCTGCTGGTAACGACGAAGAAGTCGGTCAGATGATTGCCGCAGCAATGGACAAAGTTGGTAAAGAAGGCGTGATTTCCTTGGAAGAAGGAAAATCCATGACCACCGAATTGGAAATCACCGAAGGGATGCGCTTTGACAAAGGCTACATCTCTCCTTACTTCGCAACCGATCCAGAACGGATGGAAGCAGTATTCGATGAGCCTTTCATCCTGTTAACCGACAAGAAAATTGCTTTAGTACAAGACCTAGTACCCGTTCTAGAGCAAGTTGCGCGTGCAGGTCGTCCGTTGGTCATCATCGCCGAAGACATTGAGAAAGAAGCATTAGCAACCTTGGTTGTTAACCGCCTGCGTGGTGTACTCAACGTAGCAGCAGTTAAAGCACCTGGATTTGGCGATCGCCGTAAATCCATGTTAGAAGATATCGCCATCCTCACTGATGGTCAAGTGATTACCGAAGACGCTGGTTTGAAGTTAGACAACACCAAACTGGATGCTTTAGGTAAAGCACGCCGCATCACCATCACCAAAGACAACACCACCATAGTTGCTGAAGGTAACGAAGCTGCAGTCAAAGCTCGTATCGATCAGATTCGCCGTCAAATCGAAGAAACCGAATCTTCCTACGACAAAGAGAAACTGCAAGAGCGTTTAGCTAAGTTAGCAGGTGGCGTTGCCGTTATAAAAGTAGGCGCTGCTACCGAAACCGAAATGAAGGACAAGAAACTGCGCTTGGAAGACGCTATCAACGCGACCAAAGCTGCTGTTGAAGAAGGTATTGTTCCTGGCGGTGGTACAACACTCGCTCACCTTGCTCCTCAACTTGAAGAATGGGCAAATGGTAACCTCAAGGGTGAAGAGTTGACTGGTGCGTTAATTGTTTCTCGTGCTTTGACAGCTCCTCTAAAGCGCATTGCTGAAAACGCGGGTCAGAATGGTGCTGTTATTGCTGAGCGAGTGAAAGAGAAAGATTTCAACATCGGTTACGATGCTGCTAGAAACGAGTTTGTCAACTTGTTAGATGCTGGTATCGTTGACCCAGCTAAGGTAACTCGTTCTGCGCTACAAAACGCTGCATCTATTGCTGGTATGGTGTTGACCACCGAGTGTATCGTAGTTGATAAGCCCGAACCTAAAGATGGTGCTCCTGCTGGCGCTGGCGCTGGTATGGGCGGTGGCGACTTCGATTACTAA
- the groES gene encoding co-chaperone GroES, with translation MAAVSLSVSTVKPLGERVFVKVSASEEKTAGGLYLPDTAKEKPQVGEVVAVGDGKLKDDGSRQALDVKVGDKVLYSKYAGTDIKLGTDEYVLLSEKDILAIVS, from the coding sequence ATGGCAGCAGTATCTCTTAGTGTTTCTACAGTAAAACCTCTAGGCGAACGCGTATTCGTCAAGGTCAGCGCATCGGAAGAAAAGACCGCTGGTGGTCTATACTTGCCCGACACTGCAAAAGAAAAGCCCCAAGTAGGCGAAGTCGTTGCAGTTGGTGATGGCAAACTCAAAGATGACGGTAGCCGTCAGGCATTAGACGTGAAAGTAGGAGACAAAGTCCTCTACTCCAAATACGCTGGTACCGACATCAAACTAGGTACTGACGAGTACGTACTACTTTCAGAGAAAGACATTCTAGCGATCGTGAGCTAA
- a CDS encoding response regulator transcription factor, producing the protein MKEPSMKDHKRLLLIDDDPNLILLVKDYLEFRGYEVITAENGREALEILEQDIPDMIICDVMMPEMDGYTFVEQVRQNERTSWIPVLFLSAKGQSADRVKGLNKGADVYMVKPFEPEELVAQVESSLKQTIRWKEHQAKGGENGSRIQVPFDVQLTPTELKVVQFVARGLANREIAEELNVSQRTVESHVSNMLGKTNLHNRTELARWAIENQMA; encoded by the coding sequence ATGAAAGAACCCAGCATGAAAGATCACAAACGACTTCTATTAATTGATGATGACCCCAACCTCATTTTGCTGGTGAAGGATTATTTGGAATTCCGGGGTTATGAAGTCATCACTGCCGAAAATGGTCGCGAAGCACTGGAAATTTTGGAGCAGGATATTCCAGACATGATCATTTGTGACGTGATGATGCCGGAAATGGACGGGTACACTTTTGTAGAACAAGTCCGGCAAAACGAACGCACCAGTTGGATTCCCGTTCTCTTCCTTTCAGCTAAGGGACAAAGCGCAGACCGAGTAAAAGGTCTGAATAAAGGTGCTGATGTATACATGGTCAAGCCTTTTGAGCCAGAGGAACTGGTAGCACAGGTAGAATCTTCTCTGAAGCAGACCATTCGCTGGAAAGAACACCAAGCAAAAGGAGGGGAAAATGGTTCTCGCATCCAAGTCCCCTTTGATGTACAGCTGACCCCAACTGAACTGAAAGTTGTTCAATTTGTGGCTCGAGGCTTAGCTAACCGCGAAATCGCTGAAGAATTAAATGTCAGCCAGCGCACAGTCGAAAGCCATGTGTCCAATATGTTGGGCAAAACTAATCTCCACAATCGCACCGAATTAGCACGGTGGGCGATCGAAAACCAAATGGCGTAA
- a CDS encoding NIL domain-containing protein, with amino-acid sequence MALLIKQGKSTNNFRDNRRTETRVTVYVPKDMHEQPVISKLIAHSGVTVNIATAQLLGDVPQKGCFDLELRGTVFQIASALTYLDELNLEIKHQPVVGQDGW; translated from the coding sequence ATGGCTCTTTTGATCAAACAGGGTAAATCTACCAATAATTTCCGAGACAACAGACGCACTGAAACTCGCGTTACGGTTTATGTTCCCAAGGATATGCACGAACAGCCCGTTATTTCCAAGCTGATCGCTCACAGTGGAGTTACGGTCAATATCGCTACCGCACAACTCCTTGGGGATGTACCGCAAAAAGGCTGTTTTGATTTGGAACTACGAGGAACAGTTTTCCAAATTGCCAGTGCCTTGACCTATCTAGATGAACTGAATTTAGAAATTAAGCATCAACCAGTTGTCGGTCAAGACGGTTGGTAA
- a CDS encoding sensor histidine kinase, whose protein sequence is MTGNHWMFMNIISNAIDALQERKEQAQKQIRIQTKIVNNNLIRVIINDNRPGIDSTIQNKIFEPFFTTKPVNQGTGLGLAISYQIIQKHHGNLDVSSDVGNGTEFVIEIPVLQDQESVTSDQ, encoded by the coding sequence ATGACAGGCAACCATTGGATGTTTATGAATATTATTAGTAATGCTATTGATGCATTGCAAGAGAGAAAAGAGCAAGCACAAAAACAAATCAGAATTCAAACCAAAATAGTCAATAATAATTTAATTCGAGTCATTATTAATGATAATAGACCGGGAATAGACTCTACAATACAAAATAAAATTTTTGAACCTTTTTTCACAACTAAGCCCGTCAATCAGGGAACTGGATTGGGATTAGCAATCAGCTACCAAATTATTCAAAAACATCATGGAAATCTGGATGTAAGTTCCGACGTTGGCAATGGTACAGAATTTGTCATTGAAATTCCAGTTTTACAAGACCAGGAGTCAGTGACCAGTGACCAGTGA
- a CDS encoding chemotaxis protein CheW, translating to MLFLLLTIDNQLYAIASQQVVEVLPLVILKTLPHTPKYVAGVFNYRGRIVSVLDLCQLMRDRSVSYLNEELLFHTLSKKVMS from the coding sequence ATGTTGTTTTTATTACTTACTATTGATAATCAACTTTATGCCATAGCAAGTCAGCAGGTTGTAGAAGTCCTTCCCTTGGTGATTCTAAAAACCTTACCTCATACACCCAAATACGTTGCTGGTGTTTTTAATTACCGAGGGCGTATTGTATCAGTGCTTGACCTATGCCAGTTGATGCGCGATCGCAGTGTCAGCTATTTGAATGAGGAACTGCTGTTCCATACTCTCAGCAAAAAGGTAATGTCATGA